One Solanum pennellii chromosome 10, SPENNV200 genomic region harbors:
- the LOC107001866 gene encoding eukaryotic translation initiation factor 1A-like: MPKNKGKGGKNRKRGKNEADDERRELIFKEDGQEYGQIQRMLGNGRCEAACIDGVTRLCHIRGKMHKKVWISSGDVVLLGLRDFQDDVILKYMPDEARLLKAYGELPENFRLNEGVNVLEEEDDAPDDDYVEFEDEDIDRI, from the exons ATGCCGAAGAATAAGGGAAAAGGAGGTAAGAACAGGAAGAGAGGGAAGAATGAAGCTGATGATGAGAGGAGAGAATTGATCTTCAAAGAAGATGGACAAGAATACGGTCAGATACAACGCATGTTGGGTAATGGAAGATGTGAAGCTGCTTGTATTGATGGAGTTACACGTCTTTGCCATATTCGTGGTAAGATGCATAAAAAAGTTTGGATTTCTTCTGGTGATGTCGTTCTACTTGGTCTTCGTGATTTTCAG GATGATGTTATTCTCAAGTACATGCCAGATGAGGCGAGGCTGTTGAAGGCATATGGAGAGTTACCGGAGAATTTTAGGCTGAATGAGGGTGTTAATGTATTGGAGGAAGAGGATGACGCCCCTGATGATGATTATGTCGAGTTTGAGGACGAAGACATCGACAGAATCTAG
- the LOC107002594 gene encoding BTB/POZ domain-containing protein POB1-like isoform X3, translated as MKDQNLDLFDPRTAVMDPEYSPTHTGEPDFAFAFDDVNFSDRILRIEILGDSIAGGSSSNGGCSSLADWARNRKRRREDFRKENDMYHSFAALDITACPEDQIICCNQIDSEDADNENQDEAVVAMIEEPNSGDEAANSDDSTWNCDSPRVMRVKTLNISSPILAAKSPFFYKLFSNGMRESEQRQVTLRINASEEAALTELLKFMYRNMLTTNTAPGLLDVLMAADKFEVASCMKYCSRLLCNLPMTPESALLYLELPSSVLMADAVRPLTDAAKQFLAARYKDITKFQEEVMKLPLAGIEAILSSDDLQVASEDAVYDFVLKWTRAHYPLIEERREILSSRLGRCIRFPFMSCRKLRKVLTCNDFEHEFASKLVLEALFFKAEAPHRQRTQAAEESASTSRRFVERAYKYRPVKVVEFELPRQQCIVYLDLKREECANLFPSGRVYSQAFHLGGQGFFLSAHCNMDQQSSFHCFGLFLGMQEKGSVSFTVDYEFAARTTLAEEYVSKYKGNYTFTGGKAVGYRNLFAIPWTSFMAEDSLYFIKGVLHLRAELTIRH; from the exons ATGAAGGATCAGAATTTGGACCTATTCGACCCGAGAACGGCGGTCATGGACCCGGAATACTCCCCTACCCATACCGGGGAACCCGATTTCGCCTTTGCCTTCGACGACGTCAACTTCTCCGATCGTATTCTACGGATCGAGATCCTTGGAGATTCAATTGCCGGTGGTTCTAGTTCCAACGGCGGCTGCAGTAGCTTAGCCGATTGGGCTCGTAATCGCAAGCGCCGACGTGAGGATTTCAGGAAGGAAAACG ACATGTACCACTCGTTTGCAGCTTTGGATATCACAGCATGCCCTGAAGATCAGATAATTTGCTGTAATCAAATTGATAGTGAAGATGCTGATAACGAGAATCAGGATGAAGCAGTTGTTGCAATGATTGAAGAGCCAAACTCag GAGATGAAGCTGCTAATAGTGATGATTCAACTTGGAATTGTGATTCTCCAAGGGTTATGAGAGTTAAAACACTAAACATTAGCTCCCCCATTTTAGCAGCAAAGAGTCCATTCTTCTACAAG CTCTTCTCAAATGGGATGAGAGAGTCTGAGCAAAGACAAGTAACTCTACGGATCAATGCTTCAG AGGAAGCTGCATTGACGGAGCTCCTGAAATTTATGTATAGAAATATGTTGACTACAAATACAGCGCCTGGATTGCTTGACGTGCTCATGGCTGCTGACAAGTTTGAGGTTGCATCTTGCATGAAGTATTGCAGCAGGCTACTGTGTAATTTGCCTATGACTCCGGAGTCAGCCTTGCTGTATCTGGAGCTTCCTTCTAGTGTCCTGATGGCTGATGCAGTTCGGCCATTGACTGATGCAGCAAAACAATTCCTAGCTGCAAGATACAAAGATATAACCAA GTTCCAAGAAGAGGTCATGAAATTGCCTCTTGCTGGTATTGAGGCAATTTTGTCCAGTGATGACCTTCAGGTAGCATCAGAAGATGCAGTATATGACTTTGTCTTGAAATGGACAAGGGCTCATTATCCCTTGATAGAGGAACGCCGAGAAATTCTTAGTTCAAGACTTGGTCGCTGCATCCGGTTTCCTTTCATGAGCTGCCGGAAACTTAGGAAGGTTCTTACATGTAATGACTTTGAACATGAGTTTGCATCCAAACTAGTGCTTGAGGCCCTGTTTTTTAAAGCCGAGGCCCCACACCGCCAACGAACTCAAGCTGCAGAAGAATCAGCTTCGACCAGTCGTCGTTTTGTCGAGCGTGCATACAAGTATCGGCCTGTTAAGGTGGTTGAGTTTGAACTTCCACGCCAACAATGTATAGTCTACTTAGATCTTAAGCGGGAAGAATGTGCTAATCTTTTTCCATCTGGGAGAGTATATTCTCAAGCTTTTCATTTGGGTGGACAAGGGTTTTTCCTGTCCGCACATTGCAACATGGATCAGCAAAGCTCTTTCCATTGTTTTGGTCTCTTTTTGGGAATGCAGGAAAAGGGTTCAGTTTCATTTACAGTCGATTATGAATTTGCTGCGAGGACAACACTAGCAGAGGAGTATGTCAGCAAATACAAGGGAAACTATACATTTACTGGGGGTAAGGCAGTTGGCTATCGCAATTTATTCGCCATACCCTGGACTTCTTTCATGGCTGAGGACAGTCTCTATTTTATTAAAGGCGTACTCCATCTCAGGGCTGAACTTACTATCAGGCACTGA
- the LOC107002594 gene encoding BTB/POZ domain-containing protein POB1-like isoform X1 gives MKDQNLDLFDPRTAVMDPEYSPTHTGEPDFAFAFDDVNFSDRILRIEILGDSIAGGSSSNGGCSSLADWARNRKRRREDFRKENDMYHSFAALDITACPEDQIICCNQIDSEDADNENQDEAVVAMIEEPNSVLLSSVFNEVVKKGGVAWHGPEKIDKPCYVFCAGDEAANSDDSTWNCDSPRVMRVKTLNISSPILAAKSPFFYKLFSNGMRESEQRQVTLRINASEEAALTELLKFMYRNMLTTNTAPGLLDVLMAADKFEVASCMKYCSRLLCNLPMTPESALLYLELPSSVLMADAVRPLTDAAKQFLAARYKDITKFQEEVMKLPLAGIEAILSSDDLQVASEDAVYDFVLKWTRAHYPLIEERREILSSRLGRCIRFPFMSCRKLRKVLTCNDFEHEFASKLVLEALFFKAEAPHRQRTQAAEESASTSRRFVERAYKYRPVKVVEFELPRQQCIVYLDLKREECANLFPSGRVYSQAFHLGGQGFFLSAHCNMDQQSSFHCFGLFLGMQEKGSVSFTVDYEFAARTTLAEEYVSKYKGNYTFTGGKAVGYRNLFAIPWTSFMAEDSLYFIKGVLHLRAELTIRH, from the exons ATGAAGGATCAGAATTTGGACCTATTCGACCCGAGAACGGCGGTCATGGACCCGGAATACTCCCCTACCCATACCGGGGAACCCGATTTCGCCTTTGCCTTCGACGACGTCAACTTCTCCGATCGTATTCTACGGATCGAGATCCTTGGAGATTCAATTGCCGGTGGTTCTAGTTCCAACGGCGGCTGCAGTAGCTTAGCCGATTGGGCTCGTAATCGCAAGCGCCGACGTGAGGATTTCAGGAAGGAAAACG ACATGTACCACTCGTTTGCAGCTTTGGATATCACAGCATGCCCTGAAGATCAGATAATTTGCTGTAATCAAATTGATAGTGAAGATGCTGATAACGAGAATCAGGATGAAGCAGTTGTTGCAATGATTGAAGAGCCAAACTCag TTTTATTATCTTCTGTCTTCAATGAAGTCGTGAAGAAGGGTGGTGTGGCGTGGCATGGGCCGGAAAAGATAGATAAACCATGTTATGTGTTCTGTGCAGGAGATGAAGCTGCTAATAGTGATGATTCAACTTGGAATTGTGATTCTCCAAGGGTTATGAGAGTTAAAACACTAAACATTAGCTCCCCCATTTTAGCAGCAAAGAGTCCATTCTTCTACAAG CTCTTCTCAAATGGGATGAGAGAGTCTGAGCAAAGACAAGTAACTCTACGGATCAATGCTTCAG AGGAAGCTGCATTGACGGAGCTCCTGAAATTTATGTATAGAAATATGTTGACTACAAATACAGCGCCTGGATTGCTTGACGTGCTCATGGCTGCTGACAAGTTTGAGGTTGCATCTTGCATGAAGTATTGCAGCAGGCTACTGTGTAATTTGCCTATGACTCCGGAGTCAGCCTTGCTGTATCTGGAGCTTCCTTCTAGTGTCCTGATGGCTGATGCAGTTCGGCCATTGACTGATGCAGCAAAACAATTCCTAGCTGCAAGATACAAAGATATAACCAA GTTCCAAGAAGAGGTCATGAAATTGCCTCTTGCTGGTATTGAGGCAATTTTGTCCAGTGATGACCTTCAGGTAGCATCAGAAGATGCAGTATATGACTTTGTCTTGAAATGGACAAGGGCTCATTATCCCTTGATAGAGGAACGCCGAGAAATTCTTAGTTCAAGACTTGGTCGCTGCATCCGGTTTCCTTTCATGAGCTGCCGGAAACTTAGGAAGGTTCTTACATGTAATGACTTTGAACATGAGTTTGCATCCAAACTAGTGCTTGAGGCCCTGTTTTTTAAAGCCGAGGCCCCACACCGCCAACGAACTCAAGCTGCAGAAGAATCAGCTTCGACCAGTCGTCGTTTTGTCGAGCGTGCATACAAGTATCGGCCTGTTAAGGTGGTTGAGTTTGAACTTCCACGCCAACAATGTATAGTCTACTTAGATCTTAAGCGGGAAGAATGTGCTAATCTTTTTCCATCTGGGAGAGTATATTCTCAAGCTTTTCATTTGGGTGGACAAGGGTTTTTCCTGTCCGCACATTGCAACATGGATCAGCAAAGCTCTTTCCATTGTTTTGGTCTCTTTTTGGGAATGCAGGAAAAGGGTTCAGTTTCATTTACAGTCGATTATGAATTTGCTGCGAGGACAACACTAGCAGAGGAGTATGTCAGCAAATACAAGGGAAACTATACATTTACTGGGGGTAAGGCAGTTGGCTATCGCAATTTATTCGCCATACCCTGGACTTCTTTCATGGCTGAGGACAGTCTCTATTTTATTAAAGGCGTACTCCATCTCAGGGCTGAACTTACTATCAGGCACTGA
- the LOC107002594 gene encoding BTB/POZ domain-containing protein POB1-like isoform X4 produces MKDQNLDLFDPRTAVMDPEYSPTHTGEPDFAFAFDDVNFSDRILRIEILGDSIAGGSSSNGGCSSLADWARNRKRRREDFRKENALDITACPEDQIICCNQIDSEDADNENQDEAVVAMIEEPNSGDEAANSDDSTWNCDSPRVMRVKTLNISSPILAAKSPFFYKLFSNGMRESEQRQVTLRINASEEAALTELLKFMYRNMLTTNTAPGLLDVLMAADKFEVASCMKYCSRLLCNLPMTPESALLYLELPSSVLMADAVRPLTDAAKQFLAARYKDITKFQEEVMKLPLAGIEAILSSDDLQVASEDAVYDFVLKWTRAHYPLIEERREILSSRLGRCIRFPFMSCRKLRKVLTCNDFEHEFASKLVLEALFFKAEAPHRQRTQAAEESASTSRRFVERAYKYRPVKVVEFELPRQQCIVYLDLKREECANLFPSGRVYSQAFHLGGQGFFLSAHCNMDQQSSFHCFGLFLGMQEKGSVSFTVDYEFAARTTLAEEYVSKYKGNYTFTGGKAVGYRNLFAIPWTSFMAEDSLYFIKGVLHLRAELTIRH; encoded by the exons ATGAAGGATCAGAATTTGGACCTATTCGACCCGAGAACGGCGGTCATGGACCCGGAATACTCCCCTACCCATACCGGGGAACCCGATTTCGCCTTTGCCTTCGACGACGTCAACTTCTCCGATCGTATTCTACGGATCGAGATCCTTGGAGATTCAATTGCCGGTGGTTCTAGTTCCAACGGCGGCTGCAGTAGCTTAGCCGATTGGGCTCGTAATCGCAAGCGCCGACGTGAGGATTTCAGGAAGGAAAACG CTTTGGATATCACAGCATGCCCTGAAGATCAGATAATTTGCTGTAATCAAATTGATAGTGAAGATGCTGATAACGAGAATCAGGATGAAGCAGTTGTTGCAATGATTGAAGAGCCAAACTCag GAGATGAAGCTGCTAATAGTGATGATTCAACTTGGAATTGTGATTCTCCAAGGGTTATGAGAGTTAAAACACTAAACATTAGCTCCCCCATTTTAGCAGCAAAGAGTCCATTCTTCTACAAG CTCTTCTCAAATGGGATGAGAGAGTCTGAGCAAAGACAAGTAACTCTACGGATCAATGCTTCAG AGGAAGCTGCATTGACGGAGCTCCTGAAATTTATGTATAGAAATATGTTGACTACAAATACAGCGCCTGGATTGCTTGACGTGCTCATGGCTGCTGACAAGTTTGAGGTTGCATCTTGCATGAAGTATTGCAGCAGGCTACTGTGTAATTTGCCTATGACTCCGGAGTCAGCCTTGCTGTATCTGGAGCTTCCTTCTAGTGTCCTGATGGCTGATGCAGTTCGGCCATTGACTGATGCAGCAAAACAATTCCTAGCTGCAAGATACAAAGATATAACCAA GTTCCAAGAAGAGGTCATGAAATTGCCTCTTGCTGGTATTGAGGCAATTTTGTCCAGTGATGACCTTCAGGTAGCATCAGAAGATGCAGTATATGACTTTGTCTTGAAATGGACAAGGGCTCATTATCCCTTGATAGAGGAACGCCGAGAAATTCTTAGTTCAAGACTTGGTCGCTGCATCCGGTTTCCTTTCATGAGCTGCCGGAAACTTAGGAAGGTTCTTACATGTAATGACTTTGAACATGAGTTTGCATCCAAACTAGTGCTTGAGGCCCTGTTTTTTAAAGCCGAGGCCCCACACCGCCAACGAACTCAAGCTGCAGAAGAATCAGCTTCGACCAGTCGTCGTTTTGTCGAGCGTGCATACAAGTATCGGCCTGTTAAGGTGGTTGAGTTTGAACTTCCACGCCAACAATGTATAGTCTACTTAGATCTTAAGCGGGAAGAATGTGCTAATCTTTTTCCATCTGGGAGAGTATATTCTCAAGCTTTTCATTTGGGTGGACAAGGGTTTTTCCTGTCCGCACATTGCAACATGGATCAGCAAAGCTCTTTCCATTGTTTTGGTCTCTTTTTGGGAATGCAGGAAAAGGGTTCAGTTTCATTTACAGTCGATTATGAATTTGCTGCGAGGACAACACTAGCAGAGGAGTATGTCAGCAAATACAAGGGAAACTATACATTTACTGGGGGTAAGGCAGTTGGCTATCGCAATTTATTCGCCATACCCTGGACTTCTTTCATGGCTGAGGACAGTCTCTATTTTATTAAAGGCGTACTCCATCTCAGGGCTGAACTTACTATCAGGCACTGA
- the LOC107002594 gene encoding BTB/POZ domain-containing protein POB1-like isoform X2 translates to MKDQNLDLFDPRTAVMDPEYSPTHTGEPDFAFAFDDVNFSDRILRIEILGDSIAGGSSSNGGCSSLADWARNRKRRREDFRKENALDITACPEDQIICCNQIDSEDADNENQDEAVVAMIEEPNSVLLSSVFNEVVKKGGVAWHGPEKIDKPCYVFCAGDEAANSDDSTWNCDSPRVMRVKTLNISSPILAAKSPFFYKLFSNGMRESEQRQVTLRINASEEAALTELLKFMYRNMLTTNTAPGLLDVLMAADKFEVASCMKYCSRLLCNLPMTPESALLYLELPSSVLMADAVRPLTDAAKQFLAARYKDITKFQEEVMKLPLAGIEAILSSDDLQVASEDAVYDFVLKWTRAHYPLIEERREILSSRLGRCIRFPFMSCRKLRKVLTCNDFEHEFASKLVLEALFFKAEAPHRQRTQAAEESASTSRRFVERAYKYRPVKVVEFELPRQQCIVYLDLKREECANLFPSGRVYSQAFHLGGQGFFLSAHCNMDQQSSFHCFGLFLGMQEKGSVSFTVDYEFAARTTLAEEYVSKYKGNYTFTGGKAVGYRNLFAIPWTSFMAEDSLYFIKGVLHLRAELTIRH, encoded by the exons ATGAAGGATCAGAATTTGGACCTATTCGACCCGAGAACGGCGGTCATGGACCCGGAATACTCCCCTACCCATACCGGGGAACCCGATTTCGCCTTTGCCTTCGACGACGTCAACTTCTCCGATCGTATTCTACGGATCGAGATCCTTGGAGATTCAATTGCCGGTGGTTCTAGTTCCAACGGCGGCTGCAGTAGCTTAGCCGATTGGGCTCGTAATCGCAAGCGCCGACGTGAGGATTTCAGGAAGGAAAACG CTTTGGATATCACAGCATGCCCTGAAGATCAGATAATTTGCTGTAATCAAATTGATAGTGAAGATGCTGATAACGAGAATCAGGATGAAGCAGTTGTTGCAATGATTGAAGAGCCAAACTCag TTTTATTATCTTCTGTCTTCAATGAAGTCGTGAAGAAGGGTGGTGTGGCGTGGCATGGGCCGGAAAAGATAGATAAACCATGTTATGTGTTCTGTGCAGGAGATGAAGCTGCTAATAGTGATGATTCAACTTGGAATTGTGATTCTCCAAGGGTTATGAGAGTTAAAACACTAAACATTAGCTCCCCCATTTTAGCAGCAAAGAGTCCATTCTTCTACAAG CTCTTCTCAAATGGGATGAGAGAGTCTGAGCAAAGACAAGTAACTCTACGGATCAATGCTTCAG AGGAAGCTGCATTGACGGAGCTCCTGAAATTTATGTATAGAAATATGTTGACTACAAATACAGCGCCTGGATTGCTTGACGTGCTCATGGCTGCTGACAAGTTTGAGGTTGCATCTTGCATGAAGTATTGCAGCAGGCTACTGTGTAATTTGCCTATGACTCCGGAGTCAGCCTTGCTGTATCTGGAGCTTCCTTCTAGTGTCCTGATGGCTGATGCAGTTCGGCCATTGACTGATGCAGCAAAACAATTCCTAGCTGCAAGATACAAAGATATAACCAA GTTCCAAGAAGAGGTCATGAAATTGCCTCTTGCTGGTATTGAGGCAATTTTGTCCAGTGATGACCTTCAGGTAGCATCAGAAGATGCAGTATATGACTTTGTCTTGAAATGGACAAGGGCTCATTATCCCTTGATAGAGGAACGCCGAGAAATTCTTAGTTCAAGACTTGGTCGCTGCATCCGGTTTCCTTTCATGAGCTGCCGGAAACTTAGGAAGGTTCTTACATGTAATGACTTTGAACATGAGTTTGCATCCAAACTAGTGCTTGAGGCCCTGTTTTTTAAAGCCGAGGCCCCACACCGCCAACGAACTCAAGCTGCAGAAGAATCAGCTTCGACCAGTCGTCGTTTTGTCGAGCGTGCATACAAGTATCGGCCTGTTAAGGTGGTTGAGTTTGAACTTCCACGCCAACAATGTATAGTCTACTTAGATCTTAAGCGGGAAGAATGTGCTAATCTTTTTCCATCTGGGAGAGTATATTCTCAAGCTTTTCATTTGGGTGGACAAGGGTTTTTCCTGTCCGCACATTGCAACATGGATCAGCAAAGCTCTTTCCATTGTTTTGGTCTCTTTTTGGGAATGCAGGAAAAGGGTTCAGTTTCATTTACAGTCGATTATGAATTTGCTGCGAGGACAACACTAGCAGAGGAGTATGTCAGCAAATACAAGGGAAACTATACATTTACTGGGGGTAAGGCAGTTGGCTATCGCAATTTATTCGCCATACCCTGGACTTCTTTCATGGCTGAGGACAGTCTCTATTTTATTAAAGGCGTACTCCATCTCAGGGCTGAACTTACTATCAGGCACTGA
- the LOC107002619 gene encoding delta(8)-fatty-acid desaturase-like has translation MGDSKKYITAEELKKHNKIDDLWISVQGKIYNVTDWIKQHPGGDIPILNLAGQEATDAFIAFHPGTAWKHLDNFFTGYYLQDYEVSEVSKDYRKLCVDFAKAGLFEKKGHGVMYSFCFIGFLLCLTFYGVLFSNSFLIHMLSGGLLGLTWMQISYLGHDSGHYLIMTNKGFNKMVQIMSGNCLTGISIAWWKWTHNAHHVACNSLDYDPDLQHLPVFAVSSSLFKSLNSTFYGRELTFDSLAKFFVSYQHFTFYPIICVSRVNLFVQTLLLLFSKRKVPDRFLNILGIMVFWTWFPLLVFALPNWTERVLFVLTSFAVTGIQHVQFCLNHFAADVYVGQPKGNDWFEKQTAGTIDIDCSPQMDWFFGGLQFQLEHHLFPRLPRCQLRKISPIVQELCKKHNLSYRSLSFFEANRWTIRTLKTAAMQARGLLWEAVNTHG, from the coding sequence ATGGGGGATTCAAAAAAGTACATAACAGCTGAGGAGTTAaagaaacataacaaaatagATGATTTATGGATCTCTGTTCAAGGAAAAATTTACAATGTGACTGATTGGATTAAGCAACACCCTGGTGGGGATATCCCTATACTTAATCTTGCTGGACAAGAAGCAACTGATGCATTCATTGCTTTTCATCCTGGTACTGCTTGGAAACATCTTGATAACTTCTTTACTGGTTATTATTTACAAGATTATGAGGTTTCTGAGGTATCAAAAGATTATAGAAAGCTTTGTGTTGACTTTGCTAAAGCTGgattgtttgaaaaaaaaggtcATGGGGTTATGTATTCATTCTGTTTTATTGGGTTTTTGCTTTGCTTGACTTTTTATGGTGTACTTTTTAGTAATAGTTTCTTGATTCATATGCTTTCTGGAGGATTATTGGGGTTAACTTGGATGCAGATATCTTATTTGGGTCATGATTCTGGTCATTACTTGATTATGACAAATAAGGGTTTCAATAAAATGGTACAGATTATGTCTGGGAATTGTCTTACTGGGATTAGTATTGCTTGGTGGAAATGGACTCATAATGCCCATCATGTGGCTTGTAATAGCCTGGATTATGATCCTGATCTTCAGCACTTGCCAGTTTTTGCTGTATCTTCAAGTCTGTTTAAGTCATTGAATTCTACTTTCTATGGAAGAGAGTTAACATTCGATTCCCTTGCGAAGTTCTTTGTTAGCTATCAACATTTTACGTTTTATCCAATCATTTGTGTTTCCAGGGTGAATTTGTTTGTACAgacattgttgttgttgttctcaAAAAGAAAAGTGCCTGATAGATTTTTGAACATATTGGGGATCATGGTTTTCTGGACTTGGTTTCCACTTCTTGTTTTCGCCTTACCTAATTGGACAGAGAGGGTGTTGTTTGTCCTCACAAGCTTTGCTGTGACCGGGATTCAACACGTTCAGTTCTGTTTGAATCATTTTGCTGCTGATGTCTATGTTGGACAGCCTAAGGGGAACGATTGGTTCGAGAAACAAACAGCCGGGACTATTGACATTGATTGTTCTCCTCAGATGGATTGGTTCTTTGGAGGATTGCAGTTCCAGCTTGAGCATCATCTGTTTCCAAGGCTACCAAGGTGCCAATTAAGGAAAATTTCTCCTATAGTGCAGGAGCTATGCAAAAAGCACAATTTGTCCTACAGGAGTTTGTCCTTCTTCGAGGCCAATAGGTGGACGATAAGGACACTCAAGACTGCGGCGATGCAGGCTAGGGGTCTACTCTGGGAAGCTGTTAACACTCATGGCTAA